TGCGCTCCACAGGTCCGCCCGGGGCAAGCTGCATAAGTAAAAAATTAATACTTATAACCCCAATAAGTGTAGGAATAATGAGTAAAAATCGCTTTGTGATATAGCCTAACAATGCTAAATCCTTAAAAATTATGATTGTAAAAAGCGCATTGTAGCAAAATTAGATACTTATCACTTGTGTCTTGCACACAATATCATGCAAACATCGCCCATCGCGGCGTAAAAAGCCTATGAGTATGCCAAATAGAAAGCTTGTGCCAAATACCCACAGCACATAGCGCGCAAATGCCCGAAAGAAGCCTATTTTTATAGAATCTAGCTCTTGTGTAGCAGGCGCGGTGTGGTGCGGAGTATGCGGTTTTTGGGTGGGAAATCTCACTAGCCTTAATTGCATATAGCGAAAACCCGGCGTTTGGTGTGTGAGGGCAAAAAAAAGCGAAGTGATAATCCCATAGGCTAGCCCGCAGGAGAGGATAGCCATTTGATTATGCGTAAAATCCTCCTTGCCGTCTAAAAAGACATAGGTAGTAAGGTATAAAAGGGGCATATTAATCATAAACATATCTGTGATAAATGCCTTTATCCGCGCACTTGCATGCATGAGTATGAGCTGCTTTTTTAGGCTAAAATCATATAGATTTATCCACGCACTTTGAGGCTTTTGCGTATCTTTAGGCTTTATGTGCTGTGATTTGACTTTGCGCCAGCGCTTAGATTCTGACATTGCCTTAGTTACCGCACCTTAGTTACCACGGCTGCCGGGCTTAATAGCTTTTTGTGCGCCTTGCTTGCATAGTGGGCAATTATGCGGCTCATACATATTAAACACAAAATCTGCAAGCGCAAAAAGCGGAATATGCTCCGGCAAGCGAGCCTCTTTTTTGCGCTCTAGCGTTGAGCCTACACGCTTACAGAATCCACGATTAGCTAGCCCTGCATACGCCACTACATTTGCTCCAGCAAACTCCACGCATTGCGCAGATTCTAAAGCCGAACCGCCTGTGGTAATAATATCCTCACATATAAGCACCCGCTCACCTTTTGATACCTCAAAGCCGCGCCTTAGCTGCATTTGCCCTTCAACTCGCTCTGTAAAAATAAATCTCACATCTAAAGCCCTAGCAAGCTCATAACCTGCTAAAATCCCTCCAAGTGCGGGAGAGCAGACACATTGTATGTTAAGATTTGCTTTTTTTATCTGTTTGGCTAGCTCTTTGGCTAATTGCTGCGCGACTTTGGGATTTTCTAGCACGCGCGCAGATTGCAAATAATGGTCAGAATGATTGCCGCTGCTAAGCAAAAAATGCCCTTTGAGCAAAGCATTAGCGTCCATATAGCATTTTTTCACATCAAGCATACACCCTCCTTTAGAATCTGTAAGAATATTTGAGGTAATTCACACTCATACCGCGTTCTTTTTCATAATCAAGCAAATCATAGCCGATAAATAGCTCATGCTGCTTCCCATAGACAAAAATAGGTCCAAAGGCAAAAGTTGGGAAAAGCCACTTTTTGCGCTCTTGCGTAAGTGTGGGAGAGAGTGCAGAATCTGTGCGGGAGAAATTATATGAGCCAAAAGAAGCAAGGCGAACGCGGAAGCCGATGTGTTTGGAGGCGTAGATTCTATATTCTGCAGAAATCCCGCCACGATAGATTTGCATCGTGTTTGGCTTACTTAGATTAAATTCAAAATCTGCAAATGCGCCGTAATTTGTGCGGTCAAAAAAGCCAAAAACGCGCAAAGAATGGCGTCTATCAAAGATAAAATCATAGCCAAATTCTATACCCATAACGCTGCTTGTGCCAAGTGAAGGCGTAGTGGCAATGCCAATACTTGCAAGGGTATAAAATCCCTCTCTATAATCCTTTTGCTTAGGAATTTTAACGCCAGCAACATCATAGAGCAGCTCTTGGCGCGTTTTGGCGACATCTTGCAGCACTTCATTAGGCTCTTTATCTGTGGGGAAATCCTCTACAAGCACTTTTTGCGCTCCATAAATAAACGAAGCACACAAGGCAAGCCAGCTTAGTATGGCACAAAATCTCATATATATTTTTACCCCTTTTTGTGGTGTGTGCAACTCTTGCGTGTGAAAATGCGCTATTCTAGTATATTTTTGTTATACTTACAAATTTTATTTAAGGCGCAATTGCAAGATGTAATGTAAAAGCATAAAGCGAATTTCGTGCCACATTTGCAATTTTTGCTATTTTTAAGGAGTTAAGGTATGTCTAAATTAGTGTTTATGCTCACTTTATGCGCAAGTATTGCTTTTAGCGCGCAGTTAGAGGGGTATTATATGACGCACAAGGGTGAGAAAGGGCAGCAATCTATTGTTGAGTTTTTTAAAAAAGGCGACAAATATTATGCCTATGGCTTTGCTAATGTCGATGGCTCGCCGCCTAAAAAAGATGTAAATAATGAAAATAAAGCCCTAAGAAATCGCTATGATAAAGGCAGCGTGTTTGTCTATAATCTTGTGCGCGATGGCAATAGCGATGTGTTTAAAGATGGCAAGGTGTATAACTTTGATGCGGGCAAGGTGTATTATGCAAAGATTACGCTAAAAGGCGATATGCTCGAACTGCGCGGGAGTATTGATAAATTTGGCGCGATGGGTGAGACAAAGATTTGGAAAAGATTAAGCGATGAGGAGGTAAAGCCCTATCTTTCTCAAAAGCCTGACTTTTCTGTGGTAGAGGAAAGTTTAAAGGACATACAGCCCTAAAATGTCAGAATCTAAACTGCACAAAGCCATTGCTGCATTAAATCCCGCTCAAGCTAAGGCAGCTACGCACATTGATGGAGCAATGCTTATTCTAGCAGGTGCAGGCAGTGGAAAAACAAAGACGCTCACTACTAGGCTTGCTTATCTCATTAATGAAGTGGGCATTCCCCCTAGCTCCACGCTCACACTTACTTTTACTAACAAAGCCGCACAGGAGATGAGAGAGCGGGCGCTTATGCTTTTAGATTCTGTGCAGGAAGCCCCGCCGCTGCTTTGCACCTTTCATAAATTTGGCTTATTATTTTTACGCTTTCATATCAATGCACTTAATAGGGCGGCAAACTTTGTCGTGGTAGATTCTGCAGATAAGCGCGCTATTTTAAAAAATCTCTCAAAAACCCTCCCACCTGCGCAATTTGATAGCTATATCTCAAGTATGAAAAATGCTTTTCTCTCTCCCTTGCAAGCTAGAGCCTACGCCCATAGCGAGGAATATAAGGTGATGAATAAAGTTTATGGCGAGTATGAGCAGTATTTGCGTGAGAAAAATTTGCTTGATTTTGATGATTTACTCTATCTTACTTATGAGATTTTGCAAAATAATGAGGATATTGCACGCGCGTGGAGCAAGCGATATGAGTATATTATGGTTGATGAGTATCAAGATACTAATGAATTGCAATATAAGATTTTAAAATCATTATGTTTAACCCATAATAATCTTTGCGTAGTGGGCGATGATGACCAAAGTATTTACGGCTGGCGCGGTGCTGATGTGCGCAATATTTTAAAATTTCCTAATGAATTTCCATCTGTGAAAGTGATTAAATTAGAGCAAAATTATCGCTCAAGTGAGCAGATTCTAAATGCGGCAAATGCACTCATTGCGCATAATAATGAGCGTTTGGGCAAGGAGCTAAAAAGCATAAAAGGCGCAGGTAGTGCGGTGCGCCTTATTGAAAATGTAACCGAAAATGATGAGGCAAGCTTTCTAGCAAAAGATATTAGCGCACTTTTAGAATCTGGCATCTCCCCAAGCGATATTGCTATTTTATTTCGCATTAATGCACTCTCTCGCAGCATTGAAGAGGGCTTTAATCGGGCTAAGATTCCATACAGGCTAGTGGGTGCGGTGCGATTTTATGAGCGCGCGGAAATTAAAGATTTACTAAGCTATTTGCGTTTAATTGTTAATAGAGATGATGACTTTTCTTTTTTGCGCATTATTAATCGCCCTAAGCGTGGCATTGGCAAAGTTGGTCAAGAAAAGCTAGAGCAGCTTGCTATAAAAAAGGGTATCTCCTGCCTTGCGTGCATTGAGCAATATCCACAGGCGTGCAGGGAAGCCATTGGAGAAAAGGCATATAAGGCTCTTTATGAGCTTAGTGAGAATCTAGCGCGATGGGCGGCGTATAGCGATTTAGCCGATATGATTGAGGATATGCAAAGCCACATTGTGTTTGAATTTAGTAAGCTTGATGAAGTCGATAGGGAGGCAAATATACAAGAATTTTATGGTTTATTTCGAGATTATATTATCTCAAATCCCAATAATACTTTGAATGATTTTTTAAATGACTTAGCCTTATCTAGCCCTACTGATGAGGTTGTGGGCGAGGCTGTGAGCTGTATGAGTGTGCATTCGGCTAAGGGATTAGAATTTAAGTATGTGTATATTGTAGGTTTTGAGGAGGGGTTTTTCCCTCTGCAGAAGGGCGATGATGAGATAGAAGAGGAGCGCAGGCTGGGCTATGTGGCTTTCACACGCGCAAAAGATAACCTCACTTTATGCTTTGCTACAAGTAGATTCTATAGAGGCAAAAGAGAGATATTAAAGCCATCGCGCTTTTTGCGAGAGAGTGGATTATTAGGAGGTATAGAATCTAAGCAGAGCGATACAAATACTGCGCAGAACGAGGAGGCATTTACCAAAGGTATGCAGGTAGAACATAAACTTTTTGGCATAGGCGTTATAGAATCTATTGATGGCAAAGGCGCGCAAAGTAGGCTTAAGATTAACTTTGCAGGCTTAGAGCGAGTAATTTTAGCTCCATTTGTAAAAAAGATAGAATCTTAAAGGATAGATGATGAGATATATGTTTTTAGCGTGTATGGCGGGCATTTTGAGCTTGTGTGTGAATATATATGCTGATGATATTCATATCACACCAAATAAGCTTGTTTTACA
The sequence above is drawn from the Helicobacter jaachi genome and encodes:
- a CDS encoding RDD family protein encodes the protein MSESKRWRKVKSQHIKPKDTQKPQSAWINLYDFSLKKQLILMHASARIKAFITDMFMINMPLLYLTTYVFLDGKEDFTHNQMAILSCGLAYGIITSLFFALTHQTPGFRYMQLRLVRFPTQKPHTPHHTAPATQELDSIKIGFFRAFARYVLWVFGTSFLFGILIGFLRRDGRCLHDIVCKTQVISI
- the pyrE gene encoding orotate phosphoribosyltransferase; the protein is MLDVKKCYMDANALLKGHFLLSSGNHSDHYLQSARVLENPKVAQQLAKELAKQIKKANLNIQCVCSPALGGILAGYELARALDVRFIFTERVEGQMQLRRGFEVSKGERVLICEDIITTGGSALESAQCVEFAGANVVAYAGLANRGFCKRVGSTLERKKEARLPEHIPLFALADFVFNMYEPHNCPLCKQGAQKAIKPGSRGN
- a CDS encoding DUF2147 domain-containing protein, producing the protein MSKLVFMLTLCASIAFSAQLEGYYMTHKGEKGQQSIVEFFKKGDKYYAYGFANVDGSPPKKDVNNENKALRNRYDKGSVFVYNLVRDGNSDVFKDGKVYNFDAGKVYYAKITLKGDMLELRGSIDKFGAMGETKIWKRLSDEEVKPYLSQKPDFSVVEESLKDIQP
- a CDS encoding ATP-dependent helicase, yielding MSESKLHKAIAALNPAQAKAATHIDGAMLILAGAGSGKTKTLTTRLAYLINEVGIPPSSTLTLTFTNKAAQEMRERALMLLDSVQEAPPLLCTFHKFGLLFLRFHINALNRAANFVVVDSADKRAILKNLSKTLPPAQFDSYISSMKNAFLSPLQARAYAHSEEYKVMNKVYGEYEQYLREKNLLDFDDLLYLTYEILQNNEDIARAWSKRYEYIMVDEYQDTNELQYKILKSLCLTHNNLCVVGDDDQSIYGWRGADVRNILKFPNEFPSVKVIKLEQNYRSSEQILNAANALIAHNNERLGKELKSIKGAGSAVRLIENVTENDEASFLAKDISALLESGISPSDIAILFRINALSRSIEEGFNRAKIPYRLVGAVRFYERAEIKDLLSYLRLIVNRDDDFSFLRIINRPKRGIGKVGQEKLEQLAIKKGISCLACIEQYPQACREAIGEKAYKALYELSENLARWAAYSDLADMIEDMQSHIVFEFSKLDEVDREANIQEFYGLFRDYIISNPNNTLNDFLNDLALSSPTDEVVGEAVSCMSVHSAKGLEFKYVYIVGFEEGFFPLQKGDDEIEEERRLGYVAFTRAKDNLTLCFATSRFYRGKREILKPSRFLRESGLLGGIESKQSDTNTAQNEEAFTKGMQVEHKLFGIGVIESIDGKGAQSRLKINFAGLERVILAPFVKKIES